A genomic stretch from Deinococcus ruber includes:
- a CDS encoding helix-turn-helix domain-containing protein produces the protein LQAVLNRRPRKDKGVPVKIDGRVEAQLTRLACSQTPNDEPSWTLSMLGDHLVQLGVVDSISRETVRKTLKKIASNRT, from the coding sequence GCCTCCAGGCCGTCCTCAACCGCAGACCCCGCAAGGATAAGGGCGTCCCGGTCAAGATCGATGGTCGGGTCGAAGCCCAACTGACGCGTCTGGCATGCAGCCAGACGCCGAACGATGAACCGAGCTGGACGCTGTCGATGCTCGGGGATCACTTGGTGCAATTGGGCGTGGTGGACAGCATATCTCGGGAAACGGTGCGGAAAACGCTGAAAAAAATTGCCTCAAACCGCACCTGA